The following nucleotide sequence is from Lacinutrix sp. Hel_I_90.
AAATTTTGAGTTAACAAAACTACAATTTTAAGTTAACTTTGCCAAGTGCAAAATACGATATTACATCTGGACTTAGACACCTTTTTTGTCTCTTGTGAACGCTTGATTGATAGCCGTCTGCAAAACAGACCTTTATTAGTTGGTGGAATAGGCGATAGAGGCGTTGTTGCGGCCTGTAGCTACGAAACAAGAACCTTTGGTGTTCATTCAGGAATGTCTATGAAAGTGGCTAGACGCTTGTGTCCGGAAGCAGTCGTCATTAAAGGTAATTCTGGGATATATACAAAGTATTCGCACTTGGTTACCGAAATTATTAAAGACAAAGCCCCCATTTTTGAGAAAGCAAGTGTCGATGAGTTTTATGTGGATTTAACGGGCATGGATAAGTTTTATGGAACTTATAAATACGCGTCTGAATTACGACAGAAAATTATAAAAGAGTCTGGTCTTCCCATTTCATTTGGTTTGTCTGGAAATAAAATTGTTTCTAAAGTCGCCACAGGAGAAGCGAAACCCAACAATCAGCTAAAAATTGATCCTGGTTTTGAAAGGTCTTTTCTAGCGCCTTTATCGATTCGTAAAATTCCATCGGTAGGAGAAAAAACCTATCAAATTCTAAGAAATTTGGGCGTCGATACCGTGCGTGTTGTACAACAAATGCCTGTGGAGATGATGATGAGTGCTTTAGGCGTTAATGGGGTGACTATTTGGAAACGCGCCCATGGAATTGATAATGCGCCGTTAATTCCTTTTCACGAACGGAAATCTATTTCTACAGAGCGCACTTTTACTAAGGATACCATTGATATTTCCCAATTGCGAACCACCATTTTTGCGATGGCCGAAAACCTTGCGTTTCAATTGCGAAGAGCCAATAAATTAGCCGGAACACTAAGTATTAAAATTAGATATTCAGATTTTAATACGTATAGTAAACAGGTGAAACTGTCGTATTCAAGCGCAGACCATATTATTATTCCAACGGCGATAGAACTATTCGAAAAGTTGTACAATCGTAGATTACTGGTACGCTTAGTTGGTGTGAAAATGACAGATATTGTGAGTGGTAACTATCAAATAAATCTGTTTGATGATACTGAAGAACTGCTAAATTTATACAAAGCGATGGATGGTGTAAGAGAGAAGTATGGCGAATTGAGCGTGATGCGCGCCTCTTCTATAGGCGCAAAAACCATCGGGCGCTTTCAAAACCCTTTTAATGGCGAACCACCTATTTTATTAGCACATAGAAAACAATAATGTATTTAAATTGTCACTCTTATTATTCGCTGCGCTATGGCACATTTTCTGAAATTGATTTGTTAGCATTAGCCAAAGAAAACAACATCTCTTGTTTGGCTTTAACAGATATTAATAACACCTCTGCTTGCTTAAGTTTTATTAAACACGCTAAAGCACAAGGTGTCAAGCCAATAGTAGGTATCGATTTTAGGAATGGTGCAAAACAACAATTTATTGGGATTGCTAAGAATAATAAAGGCTTCCATGAATTAAATGGGTTATTATCTCAGCACTTAGAACCTAAAATTAAAATTGAGGATAAAGCACCAAAACTTAAGCATGCGTTTATAATTTATCCTTTTGAAAAGGCATTAGAATTAGAGCTTTCAGTATTTGAAGCTAATGAATTTATAGGCATCTCCATTGATGACATTAGGAAGCTTCGCTTTTCTAAACTCAATCAATTTAAAGATAAGTTGGTGATACAACAACCCGTTACGATTAGAAACAAGCGTGATTTTAATGCCCACCGCTTACTTAGAGCCATTGATAACAATTGTTTGTTGAGTAAATTGGCTACAGCTGAAGAATGCAATCCGCAAGAAAAGATGGTCTCCAGAGAAGAGCTGGTATTGGCCTTTTCAGATTTCCCACAGCTGCTAAAAAACACGCAGAAACTCATGGCACAATGTGATATTAATTTTGGGTTTGGTAGTGAAAGAACCTCTCAAAATTTAAGTGTGTATTCTAGTTCTTTTGAAGACGATGTAGCGTGCTTACAGCAATTATGTGACGAAGGCTTGCCAAAGCGTTATAAAAACCCAACAGATAAAGTTTATGACCGTTTAAACAGAGAATTAGAAACGATAAAGACTTTAAACTTTGTAAGTTTCTTTTTAATCAATCATGCTATTGTGTCTTACGCTAAAGATAAAGGGTATTTTCATGTTGGGCGAGGAAGTGGCGCCAATAGTATTGTAGCCTATCTTATTGGTATTACTGATGTAGACCCAATAGAACTGGATTTGTATTTTGAAAGATTTATAAATCCCTTTAGAGCGTCGCCACCAGATTTTGATATCGATTTCTCTTGGAAAGACAGAGACGATGTAACACAATATATCTTTAATAGGTTTAAAAACACAGCGCTTCTAGCAACCTACAATACCTTTAAATATAGAGCTGTTGTTAGAGAGCTGGGTAAGGTTTTCGGTTTACCAAAAGAAGACATTGACAAATTAAGTAAAGGCAAATTACCGCACAATCAAATAGACGCGGTTGGTCAATTAGTCTTAAAATACGGAAAGTTAATTGACGGTTTTCCTAATTATATAAGTGTTCATTCAGCAGGGATATTAATTCTCGATAAACCTATTCATAACTATTCAGCAACTTTTTTACCACCAAAGGGGTTTTCTACTGTTCAATTTGATATGCTAATCGCAGAAGATGTGGGTATTTTTAAATTCGATATTTTAGGACAAAGAGGTTTAGCAAAAATAAAAGACACCTTACAAATCATAGCAGAAAACAGACCAGAATTACCACCAATAGACATTCATGATTTAGAACGTTTTAAAACAGATAAGAATATTAATGCCTTACTAAAAAGCGGTGGAGCCATAGGCGCTTACTATGTTGAATCTCCGGCCATGCGTGGCTTAATGACAAAATTACAAACTCAGGATTATTTGGGTTTGGTAGCAGCTAGCTCAATTATTAGACCAGGCGTTTCTGGCTCAGGAATGAAAGAAGAGTATATAAAACGGCACCGGTTTCCTGAGTATAGAAAAAATGCGCACCCCATACTTTTGGAAATAATGCCTGATACTTATGGCGTTATGGTGTACCAGGAAGATGTTTTAAAAGTGGCAAATCAATTTGCCGATTTAACATTGGGTGAAGCAGATATATTGCGACGCGGTATGAGCGGAAAGTTTCGCTCAAGAGCAGAGTTTCTGGGTGTTGAGAAAAAATTCATAGCAAACTGCAGAAAAAAAGGCTATTCAGACCAATTGTTATTCGAAGTCTGGAATCAAATTAAAAGCTTTGCGGGCTATGCCTTTGCAAAAGGCCATTCGGCGTCCTATGCCGTAGAAAGCTACCAAAGTCTGTTTTTAAAATGTTATTTTCCAATAGAATTCATGGTAGCCGTTTTAAATAATGGCGGTGGATTTTACAGTGCAGAGCACTATTTGCATGAAGCTAAAATGCAAGGTGCAACTATAAATTTACCATGCATTAATAACAGTGATCATCCAAATAGAGTAGTAGGGACAGACATTTATTTAGGTTTTGGCTATTTACGCCATTTAGAAAAATTGGTCGTTCAGCGCTTTCTAAGTGAGCGCCAATTACAGGGCAACTATAGGTCTTTAGAAGATTTTATAGATCGTGTAACGATTAGCATAGAACAATTGTCCATTTTAGTACGAATAGGCTGTTTTAGGTTTACTAAGAAATCGAAAACAGAATTGTTATGGCATGCCATTTTTAAGCTTAACGCTACAAAATCTAAGAATAAGCAGCCTAAACTATTTAAACCTCAACACAAACACTTCGAGTTACCGGTTTTAAAAACAAATGCCGTTGAAGATGCTTTTGACGAAATGGAATTATTAGGCTTTCCATTATGTGGTTATTTTGATTTAATAGATGAAACGATGCAAAATGACATTACCGCTGACCATATGTGCCATCATGTAAATAAAGAAGTCCTTATTTATGGCAATTTGGTAAACACAAGACACAACAAGACGGCGCAAGGCAAACTCATGAGGCTTAGTACTTTTGTAGACAAAAAGGGCCAGTACTTTGATGCGGTACATTTTACAGAAGTCGTTTATAAATACCCAATAAATGGGTTAGGTGTCTATAAGTGTCTTGGGACTATTACCCAGAAATTTGGTTTCTGTAGCATGATTATTTCCAAAAGTAGAAAACTTAAAATCAAATCAAATCCTAGAATTATGGATTAACTGTGTTTTACATCGTTTTTAGTCCACAGTACGCTTTTAGCACATATTAAAATAAGACTTAGCTTAATATTATAATTGATAAATCTAAGACTTAGAAGGGCTGTAAAACGTATTGTATTTTTTAATAAAACTAAGCCGCTATAACTAACTATTTATGTCTTGAAATAGTTAGACTTTTTTATCTAAAATTAGATTTTAATTTGTTCATTTACTTATTATTTACACCACAAAAAAACATGATTAAATCAAATGCTTTTTTTATAATTTCAATACTTTTCCCACTCTTTTTATTTGCTCAAAACAATAAAATTGATGTAGACTCTTTATTTAACGAAGCACAACAATTGTATAAGGATAAACACTATATACCTGCTTTAGAATTAACCAACAACGCTATTTTAATAGCACCAGAGTATACCGACATAAGACTGTTACAAATACGTATAGAACAAGAAACAAACCAATTAGAAGCTTCTGAAAAGGACATTCTTTATTTGTTGAATAATTCAAAGACAGAATGTACACCATTAGCCCTCAGGCAAATGCTGCTTTATGAACGCATCACAGATTTGAATGACTACAGAAATACCATTAGTGGTTTTTTAGACAACACTATTGATTTTGTATTAACAAAAGCAGAGGCGTTTTTAAACCTAAACGACAAAAAAACAGCCAAAAGTAGTCTTCAAAACTTAAAAGACAAATCTTTAAATAGTATTCAAAACTATAGACTACAAGACCTTAAAAAACAAATAAGTGTTAATCAAATAAGCTTAAATTATGAATTAATTTCATTTTCAAAAGACTACCCAAGCTATGAATCATGGCATGTGGTAGGTTTAGATTATATGCGCTATTTTGGTAAACAGGCCGTAACAGCACGGGTTATTTATAATGACAGAGGTACTAACGAGGGGATGTTGTATGAAATTGATGCTTATCCTGTCTTTTCTAAAAAATGGTATTCTTATATCAGTTTAAACACCTCTGATGCTGATTTTTTTCAAAATTTTGGCGGCAGCCTTTCAGTCTATTATTCAATAGAAAATATAATCGAGATTGAAGCTGGTTTTAGATATTTAGAGTTTGAGACTCAGTCTTTTTTCACTCCAGTAATAGGCGCCACAAAATATGTTGGTCAGTTTTATATTAATGGTCGTGCATTTATAGGTCCAGAAAAAGATGGAAAGCTAATACAGAACTATCAATTAAACACCCGGTTTTATTTGAAAACCCCTGGAGATTACCTTTTTTTAAGACTAGGCACTGGTATCTCTCCAGATGATAGGTCTAGGTTTACACAGATTGCTAATAATCCAGATCTAGTTGCTAAATACATAAATTTGGGAGTAAATAAATGGATTAAAAGCTATGGTATTACGCTTAGTACAGGCTATTTAAACGAAGACTTAGCGAATGGTTTAAAGGGAAACCAAATAGTATGTAATGTAGGACTAAAGTATCGGTTTTAACTTAGGTCTATTTTATTTCATAGTTGTAAATCCTTTTCTAGTCATTGTTCCCCAAGACGATTGAATCCCAAAAATCTTTTTGTAATAGCCTTTTATTTCGGCATATAACATGGCTGGATGCGTTACAAAAGGCTCTAAATAAGCAGCTAATAAGAGTTTAACAAGCATCGAGGGTTTTACATAATGTTTGAAATTTATAGTATATAATAAAATGGATAGGGTAGAAAAAAGACAACCAATTAAATAAACCACAATAAATAAGGCAAAACATATAGGCCAATTAATAATACCCAAAAGGCCACAAATAATAATATAAATAACCCCTAAAAGCTCAACTATTGGCGCTCCAAATTCAAAAAAACACCAATATGGAAAGAAAATGGTTCCCATCATACCATATTTAGTATTGTACAGTAAATAACGATGTTTCTTTAATGTTTCCCATAAACCTCTAGCCCAACGGTCTCTCTGTGTTATGTAAACTTTGTAATTAGAAGGTGCTTCTGTCCAGCAAAGTGTTTCTGGAATATATACCACAGCATAAGGTTGTTTCAAACGTTCCATATGCGCTCTTAATCTAATACACAGTTCAAGATCTTCACCAACCGTTGTAACATCAAAACCACCAACTTCTAACACACGTTGCCTAGGATATAGTCCAAAAGCACCAGAAACCAACATCAAACCATCTATCTGGCCCCAAGCCATTCTACCTAATAAAAAAGCCCTTATGTATTCTACAACTTGTATTCTAGCAATAATACTTTTAGGTAGTTTTAGTTCTTTTAATATACCGTTTTTAATTATAGAATCGTTAGCAATTCCTATAGCACCACCACAAGCTATAACTTCTTTGTCTACAGATTCCAAATACGGTCTTACCATTTTTAAAAGTGCGTCCTGTTCTATAATACAATCTGCGTCTGTACATAAAACAAGAGCTGTCGTCGCATAAGAAATACCGCAATTTATAGCATCTGCACGACCACCGTTTTTTTTATCAACCACTGTTAAATGGCTATATTTTACATTTTTACTTTTATAAACCGCAACGACTTCTGTATGAAGTATCTCATCAGAGTCTTTAGTTATTGGAGTGATTACTAACTCAAACTCTTTAATTAATTGTTCTAAAGTATTGTCTTTACTACCATCATTAACAACAATAAGCTCGTAAAAAGGATATTGTATAGCAAGTAAAGAATTTACATTAATAACAATAGATTTTGCTTCATTGTAAGCCGGCGCAATTAAGCTTACCGTGGGTAAATCATCAGCTCCTTTAATATCATTTATGTTTAAAAAAGTAACGCGTTTCGCATTCGCTTTAATAGCCCTAATAGCTAAAATTACAAATCCAAAATAGCATGAGAATAAAGCAATACCATAGATTAAGAAGAAATAATCAAAACCACTTTTCACAATGTCATTCATAAAATTAAAGGCTTTGAGTTAATGCTATACGTTGGTTATTTAAAAAACTTAAAGTCTTAATCCGTAGTTTAGTTGCTATAATATTAGAAGCAGAAGTTGCAATTTCTTCAATTTCATATTTATTCAATTGAAAAGATGATAGTGTTACTAAAGCACTTTCAACTAAAAATACATCCTTTGTATATAATTGTTTGATGATATAATATTTATAGACTTCTAATTTAAAAGTGCGTATAATTCTAATTAAAAGTTCTTTAACATATGGGTTCTTGGTCATTAAAGCTTTTTGTAAATATTTTTCTTGAGCGATAGGATGATATTGCTTTAGCTTTTCAATAATACGTATTTGCTGCCATAACGAAATTGGATATTCTATATAGGGAAACAGTTTTAAGCTCTTCCAGCCTAACAGCACAACAAGGGCAATTTGTGCTTCTCTGCGTACTAATACGTTTTTATGATTTCTATAGGGTGTAATACTATTTATATACTCGTTAAGTCCAAATTCATAACAAAACATAATAGCTTTTGCTTTTTTGTACCAAAGTACACTTTTTAAATCTTTAGAGATCAATGGTATAACACCAGAATCTGTAGCCATCGTTTTTAAACTATTAGCCTCTGCAGTAAGTAGTACGTTATTAACCTTCAAAAAAACACTAGCAATAAGCCAGTAATGGTTTTTAGCCTGTTTTTGTTTTAACCACTTTTTATTTTCGGTTATATGAACCGCGTTTGGATTTAAAAAATGAAGCGCAATAGCGTCTATTGTTTTTATTTTAAGATTAGACTGCTGTTTCGTTTTAAGCACTCTGTAAACAATACTATACGCAATAAAAGCCCAAAG
It contains:
- the dinB gene encoding DNA polymerase IV — its product is MQNTILHLDLDTFFVSCERLIDSRLQNRPLLVGGIGDRGVVAACSYETRTFGVHSGMSMKVARRLCPEAVVIKGNSGIYTKYSHLVTEIIKDKAPIFEKASVDEFYVDLTGMDKFYGTYKYASELRQKIIKESGLPISFGLSGNKIVSKVATGEAKPNNQLKIDPGFERSFLAPLSIRKIPSVGEKTYQILRNLGVDTVRVVQQMPVEMMMSALGVNGVTIWKRAHGIDNAPLIPFHERKSISTERTFTKDTIDISQLRTTIFAMAENLAFQLRRANKLAGTLSIKIRYSDFNTYSKQVKLSYSSADHIIIPTAIELFEKLYNRRLLVRLVGVKMTDIVSGNYQINLFDDTEELLNLYKAMDGVREKYGELSVMRASSIGAKTIGRFQNPFNGEPPILLAHRKQ
- a CDS encoding DNA polymerase III subunit alpha gives rise to the protein MYLNCHSYYSLRYGTFSEIDLLALAKENNISCLALTDINNTSACLSFIKHAKAQGVKPIVGIDFRNGAKQQFIGIAKNNKGFHELNGLLSQHLEPKIKIEDKAPKLKHAFIIYPFEKALELELSVFEANEFIGISIDDIRKLRFSKLNQFKDKLVIQQPVTIRNKRDFNAHRLLRAIDNNCLLSKLATAEECNPQEKMVSREELVLAFSDFPQLLKNTQKLMAQCDINFGFGSERTSQNLSVYSSSFEDDVACLQQLCDEGLPKRYKNPTDKVYDRLNRELETIKTLNFVSFFLINHAIVSYAKDKGYFHVGRGSGANSIVAYLIGITDVDPIELDLYFERFINPFRASPPDFDIDFSWKDRDDVTQYIFNRFKNTALLATYNTFKYRAVVRELGKVFGLPKEDIDKLSKGKLPHNQIDAVGQLVLKYGKLIDGFPNYISVHSAGILILDKPIHNYSATFLPPKGFSTVQFDMLIAEDVGIFKFDILGQRGLAKIKDTLQIIAENRPELPPIDIHDLERFKTDKNINALLKSGGAIGAYYVESPAMRGLMTKLQTQDYLGLVAASSIIRPGVSGSGMKEEYIKRHRFPEYRKNAHPILLEIMPDTYGVMVYQEDVLKVANQFADLTLGEADILRRGMSGKFRSRAEFLGVEKKFIANCRKKGYSDQLLFEVWNQIKSFAGYAFAKGHSASYAVESYQSLFLKCYFPIEFMVAVLNNGGGFYSAEHYLHEAKMQGATINLPCINNSDHPNRVVGTDIYLGFGYLRHLEKLVVQRFLSERQLQGNYRSLEDFIDRVTISIEQLSILVRIGCFRFTKKSKTELLWHAIFKLNATKSKNKQPKLFKPQHKHFELPVLKTNAVEDAFDEMELLGFPLCGYFDLIDETMQNDITADHMCHHVNKEVLIYGNLVNTRHNKTAQGKLMRLSTFVDKKGQYFDAVHFTEVVYKYPINGLGVYKCLGTITQKFGFCSMIISKSRKLKIKSNPRIMD
- a CDS encoding YaiO family outer membrane beta-barrel protein encodes the protein MIKSNAFFIISILFPLFLFAQNNKIDVDSLFNEAQQLYKDKHYIPALELTNNAILIAPEYTDIRLLQIRIEQETNQLEASEKDILYLLNNSKTECTPLALRQMLLYERITDLNDYRNTISGFLDNTIDFVLTKAEAFLNLNDKKTAKSSLQNLKDKSLNSIQNYRLQDLKKQISVNQISLNYELISFSKDYPSYESWHVVGLDYMRYFGKQAVTARVIYNDRGTNEGMLYEIDAYPVFSKKWYSYISLNTSDADFFQNFGGSLSVYYSIENIIEIEAGFRYLEFETQSFFTPVIGATKYVGQFYINGRAFIGPEKDGKLIQNYQLNTRFYLKTPGDYLFLRLGTGISPDDRSRFTQIANNPDLVAKYINLGVNKWIKSYGITLSTGYLNEDLANGLKGNQIVCNVGLKYRF
- a CDS encoding glycosyltransferase is translated as MNDIVKSGFDYFFLIYGIALFSCYFGFVILAIRAIKANAKRVTFLNINDIKGADDLPTVSLIAPAYNEAKSIVINVNSLLAIQYPFYELIVVNDGSKDNTLEQLIKEFELVITPITKDSDEILHTEVVAVYKSKNVKYSHLTVVDKKNGGRADAINCGISYATTALVLCTDADCIIEQDALLKMVRPYLESVDKEVIACGGAIGIANDSIIKNGILKELKLPKSIIARIQVVEYIRAFLLGRMAWGQIDGLMLVSGAFGLYPRQRVLEVGGFDVTTVGEDLELCIRLRAHMERLKQPYAVVYIPETLCWTEAPSNYKVYITQRDRWARGLWETLKKHRYLLYNTKYGMMGTIFFPYWCFFEFGAPIVELLGVIYIIICGLLGIINWPICFALFIVVYLIGCLFSTLSILLYTINFKHYVKPSMLVKLLLAAYLEPFVTHPAMLYAEIKGYYKKIFGIQSSWGTMTRKGFTTMK